The Kineococcus radiotolerans SRS30216 = ATCC BAA-149 genomic interval GCGGGTGGCCGCGCTGCTCGGAGTACGTCGCCGGCCCACCCCAGTACTGCTCCAGGAACATGAGCATCCGCTGCCTCGCGGGGCCGAGATCGGCCTCGGGGTACATCGGCCGCAGCACCTCGTCCGCGGCGACGCCCTCGTAGAACGCGTCGACCAGCCGCACGAACGTCTCGTGCCCGCCGACCTCGTCGAAGAAGCTGCGGGTGCCGCCGTCGGGACCCGCGGGCTTCCGGCCGACGAGGTTCTGCGGGCGGACGAACGGCAGGTCGGGGCTCACGGCACCAGTGTCGCCGGTTCCGGCACCCGCGCCGACCCCGGCCCCTCCTCGCGGGCCGCGGCCTCCGCGGCGTCCTTGACGTTGCGCTGCATGCCGCCGAAGACCACGCCGTGGAAGGGGCTGATCGCCGCCCAGTAGGCCTGCCCGGCCAGTCCCCGGGGGTGGAACAGCGCCCGCTGGTGGAACAGCGTGCGCCCCACCGCGTCCGACTCCACCCGCAGGTCCAGCCACGCCAGCCCCGGCAGCCGCATCTCCGCGCGCAGCCGCAGCAGCCGGTCCTCCTCGCGCTCCTCCACCCGCCACCAGTCCACCGCGTCGCCGACCATGAGGTGCGCGGGGTCGCGCCGGCCCCGGCGCAGGCCCGGCCCGCCGGAGAAGCGGTCCATCACCCCGCGGACCGCCCACGCCATCGGCCAGGAGTACCAGCCGCGCTCCCCGCCGATGCCCTCCAGCACCCGCCACAGCACGTGCGGGGGAGCGTCGACCACCGTCGTCCGGTCGTCGACGTAGAGGTTGCCCCCGGCCCAGCCCGGGTCCGAGGGCAGCGGGTCGCTGGGGGCGCCGGGCACCGAGGCCGAGCTCCAGCGGGTGACCACGTCCGCCTCCCGGATGCGCTGCAGGGCCAGCTGGACCGCGCGCCGGAACGGGGTGAGCCCCCCGGGGGGGTCGGGGACGTAGCGGGCGATGTCGTGCTCCTTGCAGACCACCTCGTGCACGAGGCTCTCCACCAGCGGGCGCGCGATCGACCCGGGCACCGGGGTGATCGTGCCCACCCAGTGGCTGGACAGCTTCGGGGACATCACCTTCACCGGCAGCACGTACCGCTTGGGCAGCCCCGCCACCGCCGCGTAGCCGCGCATCATGTCCAGGTACGTCATGACGTCGGGACCGCCCACGTCGAAGGTGCGGTTCACGTCCGCGGGCATCGACGCCGACCCCACCAGGTAGCGCAGCACGTCGCGCACCGCGATCGGCTGGATCCGGTTGTTCACCCAGGCCGGGCACACCATCACCGGCAGCCGCTCGGTGAGGTAGCGCATCATCTCGAAGCTCGCCGACCCCGACCCGAGGATGACCGCCGCCTGCAGCACCGTCGCCGGGACGGGGGAGTCCAGCAGGATCTCCCCGACCTCCCGGCGCGACTCCAGGTGCGTCGACAGCTCCTCGTCCTCGGGGTGCATCCCCCCCAGGTACACGATCCGGGAGACCCCCCGCTCGGCGGCGGCCCGGGCGAAGGTCCGCGCCGTGCGCCGGTCGGCGGAGGCGAAGTGCCCCCCCGCGCTCATCGCGTGGATCAGGTAGTAGGCCACGTCCACGCCCTCCAGCGCCGCGCCCACCTGCTCGCGGTCGGAGGCGTCGGCCCGCACGACCTCGACGTCGTCGATCCACGGCCGGTCGCGCAGCACCTCGGGCCGGCGCGCCATCGCACGCACCCGGAACCCGGCCGCGAGCAGCTCGGGCACCAGCCGTCCGCCGATGTACCCGCTCACCCCGGTCACCAGCGCGAGCCGGCCCTCACCCGCCACGACGTCGTCCACGCGCCCAGTGTCGGATCGGGCGGGCCCGCGCGCGACCCGGGTCCCCCGCGGGGGACCCGGGTCGCGCGGCTCACGGGTTCCGCGTCCTGGCCCCCGGGTCCAGGGCCGCGGCGTTCTCGGCGGCCACGTCGGCCTCGCTGGGCGCCGGCGGGCGCGGGGCCAGCGCCGTGGCCGGGTCCACCGGTCGCCGGTCCTGCGGCGCGCGGTCGTCGTGGCGCAGGAACACCGTGCGCTGCTGCAGCGGGAACTCGATGCCCTCGGCGTCGAAGACGGCCTTGATGCGGCGCAGCAGCTCGCGCTGCACGGCCCACTGCTGCAGCGGCGCGGTCTTGACCACCAGCCGCAGCACGATGCCGTCGGTGGTCATCCGCTCCACGCCCCACACCTCCGGGGCGTCCAGGACCAGCGGCTGCCAGTCCTCCTCGGCCGCGAGCTGGTCGGCGATCCGCTGCAGGACCTCCTGGGCGCGGGCGAGGTCCTCGCCGTAGGCGACGGACACGTCGACCACGGCCCGGGCCCAGCCCTGGCTCTGGTTGCCCACGCGCAGGATCTCGCCGTTGCGGACGTACCAGACGGTCCCCTTGACGTCGCGCAGCCGCGTCACCCGCAGGCCGACCGCCTCGACGGTGCCGGAGGCGTCGCCGAGGTCCACGGAGTCGCCCACGCCGTACTGGTCCTCGGCGAGCATGAAGATGCCGGACAGGAAGTCCTTCACCAGCGCCTGCGCCCCGAAGCCGAGGGCCACGCCCGCGATCCCGGCCGAGGCCAGGAAGGGGGCGATGGCGATCCCCACGGTGTCGAGCACCACGAGGACCGCCATGATCCCCAGCACGAACGTCACCGTGGACTTCAGCACCGAGGCCAGCGTCTCGGCCCGCTGCTGGCGGCGCTCGTTGAGCAGCGGGGAGGAGTCCAGCAGGCCGTTGCGCCGCCCGCCCCCCAGCTTCCCGGCGCCGGTGGCGATCCCCGTGGCCACCCGGCCGATGACGCGCATCAGCAGGAACCGGGCGATCCAGCACAGCAGCAGGACGACGACGATCTTCAGCGGCTTGTCGAGCAGGAACGCGGCGACGGTGTGCGCGCCCGCGGTGGCCTCGTCGGCGGTGACCCCGGTGAGGGCGTCGGTGATGGGGTCCAGCACGGGGGAGCGGGCTCCTTCGGTGTCGGGCGGGACCGCGGACCGGCCGGGGTCGGCCGGCCCCGGCCACGGGTCGGGTGGGCTCAGGTCAGGTCGAGGCCGGTGACCCGGGCGGCGAAGGCGAGGGTGTCGCGCACCAGCCCCGCGCTGCGGGACACCGAGCGGGCACCGTGCCCCACGTCGCCCTCCCGGCGCAACAGCACCGGCCGGGTCGCCGGGTCCGAGGAGGTCGCGTGCTGCAGGGCCGCGCACAGCTTGCGGGCGTGCAGGGGGTCCACCCGGCTGTCCCCGTCGAAGACGGTGAACAGCACCGCCGGGTACGCCGTCCCCTCCACCACCCGGTGGTAGGGGGAGTAGGCGTGCAGCCACCCGAACTCCACCGGGTCCGCGGCGCTGCCGTACTCCTCGCTCCACGTCGCGCCCAGCCCGTGCTGCTCGTAGCGGACCATGTCCAGCAGCGGCGCGCTGCACACCACCCCCGCGAACAGCGACGGCTCCTGGGTCGCCGCGGCGCCCACGAGCAGACCGCCGTTGGACCCGCCGTGCACGCACAGCTGCGCCGGGGTGGTGAAGCCCTCGCGCACCAGGAACCGGGCCGCGGCGTGGAAGTCGTCGAAGACGTCCTGCTTGTGCTCGCGCATCCCCGCCCGGTGCCAGTCCTCGCCCTCCTCGCCGCCGCCGCGCAGGTTCGCCACGGCGTAGGCGCCGCCGGCCTCCACCCAGGCCAGCGCGTCGGGGGCGTAGTGCGGGGAGAGGCTGATGCCGAAGCCGCCGTAGCCGTAGAGGATCGTCGGCACCGGGGCGCTGGGGACGCCGTCGGCGTCGAGCAGGTCCGCGCGCACGGTCAGCTGCAGGCGCACGGTGGTGCCGTCCGGGCTGGGGTACTCCAGCAGCCGGCTGAGCACCGGCGGGACCCGCACGGCCCCCGGCGGGGCGGACTCCAGGGACAGCTCGTGGGTGCGGGCGTCGAAGCGCCACACGTGCGCGGGGGTGGTGGCGTCGGTGTAGCCGAACCACAGCTCGTGCCCGGGCTCGGGACGGGCGACGAGACCGCCGATGGACCCCGTCCCCGGCAGCTCCACCCGGCCCCGCGCACCCTCCAGCCGCGCGCCCGTCGCCAGGTCGTGCACGGTCACCGAGCTGACGGCGTGCTCGGTCCAGCCCACCACCAGCAGCGGGCGGGGGAGCTCCGGACCGTCGAGCACGGCCACGTCGTCGAGGAGGGCCTCCGCCTGCGGCACCAGGTCGCGCCAGTGCTCCACCTCCGGCGCGGAGGGGTCGGCGACGGCCAGGCGCCCGCGGGGGGCGTCGAGGTCGGTGAACACGTACAGCCGCCCGTCGCGGCCCACCCACGCGCTGGTGCTCGCGTCCCGCCCCGCCACGACCGTCCGGAACGCCGGCGCGGCCGGGTCGGAGGCCGACAGGTCCGCCAGCCACACGTCGTTGCGCGGGGCGGTGCCGTCGGAGGCGCTGACCACCAGCCAGCGCCCGTCGCGGGAGGTCCAGACCCCGTAGTAGTTCGTCCTCGACATCCCCTCGCCGAACACCTCGACGTCCTCGGCGGGGTCGGTGCCCAGCCGGTGCAGGTACACCCGCCGGTGGTACTGCCGCTCGTCGGCGGGCACGGCCTCGGGGGGCAGCCGGCGCACGTAGTAGAACGACCGCTCCCCGCCGGCGCCCGCGGGCAGCCACGCGATCGGGGAGTAGCGCGCGCGGTCCACCGGCCCGTCGACCACATCGCCGGAGGCGACGTCGAGCACCCGCAGGACGCTCTCCTCGCTGCCGCCCTCGGAGAGCTGGTAGGCGACCAGGTCGCCCTCGACGCTGGGCCGCCAGCCGTCCAGGGTCGTCGTGCCCGAGGGGTCCAGCGCCACCGGGTCCACCAGCGTCCGGGGCGCGGCGCCGGGGTCCTGCACCTGCAGCACGGCGTGCTCGGCGGCCGGGTCGCGCCGGGTGCGGAACACCCGCTCCCCGCGGTGCACGGGGGTGCCGACCGACCCCGTCGCCATGAGCTCGCGCACCCGCCGCTCCAGCCGCTCCCGGCCCGGCAGGGTCGCGGCGAACGCCTCCCACGCCTCGTCCTGCCACGCCGACCAGGCCCGGGTCCGCTCGTCGTCGGCGTCCTCCAGCCAGCGGTAGGGGTCGGGCACGGGCACCCCGTGCAGGACGTCGACGAGGTCCAGGCGCGGAGCGGGGGCCGCACCCGGGGAGGACGGCGCGGGGCTCGGGGTGCTCATGGGCGACCAGCCTAGGTCGGCCGCCCCCGCGCACCCCGGCCGACCGTGGGCGCGCCCCCGACCACGACCTCTGGCAGAGTCGCGGCGTGCCCTCCGACGTCGCCGACCCGGCTGTCCTCGCCGACCTCGCTGCAGCCTGCGGGGTCTCGGCGACCTTCACCGACTGGCAGGGGCGGGAGACGAACGTCCCCGCCACCACCACCTCCGCCGTCCTGACCGCCATGGGGTTCGACGTCGGCACCACCGCCGCCGCCCGGCGCGCCCTGCGCGAGGTCAAGCTCGCGCCGTGGCGGCGGGTGCTGCCGCCCGTCGTCGTCGCCCGCGAGGGCCGCGTCCACCACGTCCCCGTCCACGTCCCGCACGGGGACCCCGTCGACGTGGTCGTCGACCTCGAGGACGACGGGGGCTGGGCGCCGCTGCGCCAGGTCGACCGCTGGATCGACCCCGTCGACGTCGACGGCCGGCTCACCGGCCGCGCCACCTTCGAGCTGCCCGACGACCTGCCGCTGGGCTGGCACGTCCTGCGCGCCCGGACCCCGCAGGGGGAGACCGAGTGCCCCGTCGTCGTCACCCCCGACGTGCTGGAGCTGCCGCCGACGCTGCGCAGCGGCCGCAGCTGGGGGTACCAGGCCCAGCTGTACTCGGTGCGCTCCTCGCGCTCGTGGGGCATCGGCGACCTCGCCGACCTCGCCGAGCTGTCCGCCGTGGCCACCGCCCAGGGCGCGGGCTGGATCCTCGTCAACCCGCTGGCCGCCGCCCAGCCCGTCCCGCCGATGGAGTCCTCCCCGTACCTGCCGACCACCCGGCGGTTCGTGAACCCGGTGTACCTGCGCGTCGAGGACGTCCGCGAGGTCGCCTACCTCTCCGCGCAGGACCGCGCGCTGGTGGAGCGGCTGGCCGGCGGGGTCCGCCCCGCGGTGCGCGACGCCGGGGAGATCGACCGCGACCGCGCCTGGGCCGCCAAGCTCCAGGCCCTCGAGGTCGTCCACGCCCAGGGCCGCACCCCCGCCCGCGAGGCCGCCTTCCGGCGCTACGTCGCCTCGGAGGAGCCGGGCCTGACCGGCTTCGCCACGTGGTGCGCGCTGGCCGAGCGGTTCGGGCTCCCCGCCTCGCAGTGGCCGCCGGAGGCCGCCGACCTCGCCGCCGTCGAGGCCTCCGGGCTGGCGGCGGAGCTCGCCGAGCGCGTGGACTTCCACCGCTGGCTGCAGTGGCAGTGCGACGAGCAGCTGGCCACCGCCCAGGACGCCGCGACCGCCCCGGGCACCGGCCCGGGCATCGTGCACGACCTCGCCGTCGGCGTGCACCCCGACGGCGCCGACGTCTGGTCGCTGGGCGACGCCCTCGCCCACGGCGTCAGCGTGGGCGCGCCCCCGGACGCCTTCAACCAGCAGGGCCAGGACTGGAGCCAGCCGCCGTGGCGGCCCGACCGCCTCGCCGACCTCGCCTACGCGCCCTTCCGCGACATGGTCCGCACGATCCTGCGCCACGCCGGGGGCCTGCGCGTCGACCACGTCCTCGGGCTCTTCCGGCTGTGGTGGATCCCGCAGGGCGCCCCGCCCTCGGAGGGCACCTACGTCCGCTACGACCACGAGGCCCTCATCGGGATCCTCGCCCTGGAGGCCCAGCGCGCCGGCGCCGTCCTCGTCGGCGAGGACCTCGGCACCGTCGAGCCCTGGGTGCGCGACTAC includes:
- a CDS encoding mechanosensitive ion channel family protein, coding for MLDPITDALTGVTADEATAGAHTVAAFLLDKPLKIVVVLLLCWIARFLLMRVIGRVATGIATGAGKLGGGRRNGLLDSSPLLNERRQQRAETLASVLKSTVTFVLGIMAVLVVLDTVGIAIAPFLASAGIAGVALGFGAQALVKDFLSGIFMLAEDQYGVGDSVDLGDASGTVEAVGLRVTRLRDVKGTVWYVRNGEILRVGNQSQGWARAVVDVSVAYGEDLARAQEVLQRIADQLAAEEDWQPLVLDAPEVWGVERMTTDGIVLRLVVKTAPLQQWAVQRELLRRIKAVFDAEGIEFPLQQRTVFLRHDDRAPQDRRPVDPATALAPRPPAPSEADVAAENAAALDPGARTRNP
- a CDS encoding prolyl oligopeptidase family serine peptidase, with the translated sequence MSTPSPAPSSPGAAPAPRLDLVDVLHGVPVPDPYRWLEDADDERTRAWSAWQDEAWEAFAATLPGRERLERRVRELMATGSVGTPVHRGERVFRTRRDPAAEHAVLQVQDPGAAPRTLVDPVALDPSGTTTLDGWRPSVEGDLVAYQLSEGGSEESVLRVLDVASGDVVDGPVDRARYSPIAWLPAGAGGERSFYYVRRLPPEAVPADERQYHRRVYLHRLGTDPAEDVEVFGEGMSRTNYYGVWTSRDGRWLVVSASDGTAPRNDVWLADLSASDPAAPAFRTVVAGRDASTSAWVGRDGRLYVFTDLDAPRGRLAVADPSAPEVEHWRDLVPQAEALLDDVAVLDGPELPRPLLVVGWTEHAVSSVTVHDLATGARLEGARGRVELPGTGSIGGLVARPEPGHELWFGYTDATTPAHVWRFDARTHELSLESAPPGAVRVPPVLSRLLEYPSPDGTTVRLQLTVRADLLDADGVPSAPVPTILYGYGGFGISLSPHYAPDALAWVEAGGAYAVANLRGGGEEGEDWHRAGMREHKQDVFDDFHAAARFLVREGFTTPAQLCVHGGSNGGLLVGAAATQEPSLFAGVVCSAPLLDMVRYEQHGLGATWSEEYGSAADPVEFGWLHAYSPYHRVVEGTAYPAVLFTVFDGDSRVDPLHARKLCAALQHATSSDPATRPVLLRREGDVGHGARSVSRSAGLVRDTLAFAARVTGLDLT
- the malQ gene encoding 4-alpha-glucanotransferase; amino-acid sequence: MPSDVADPAVLADLAAACGVSATFTDWQGRETNVPATTTSAVLTAMGFDVGTTAAARRALREVKLAPWRRVLPPVVVAREGRVHHVPVHVPHGDPVDVVVDLEDDGGWAPLRQVDRWIDPVDVDGRLTGRATFELPDDLPLGWHVLRARTPQGETECPVVVTPDVLELPPTLRSGRSWGYQAQLYSVRSSRSWGIGDLADLAELSAVATAQGAGWILVNPLAAAQPVPPMESSPYLPTTRRFVNPVYLRVEDVREVAYLSAQDRALVERLAGGVRPAVRDAGEIDRDRAWAAKLQALEVVHAQGRTPAREAAFRRYVASEEPGLTGFATWCALAERFGLPASQWPPEAADLAAVEASGLAAELAERVDFHRWLQWQCDEQLATAQDAATAPGTGPGIVHDLAVGVHPDGADVWSLGDALAHGVSVGAPPDAFNQQGQDWSQPPWRPDRLADLAYAPFRDMVRTILRHAGGLRVDHVLGLFRLWWIPQGAPPSEGTYVRYDHEALIGILALEAQRAGAVLVGEDLGTVEPWVRDYLADRGILGSAVLWFEYDGKEPKAPEDFRELALASVTVHDLPPTAGYLAQEHVALRDRLGLLTRPVAEERAADAAEQERILGLVRDRGLLAPGADERSTVEALHRYLALSPSLMVGVSLVDAVGDRRTQNQPGTSSEYPNWRMPLTGPDGEVVLLDDLPGHARARSLARTVQEALAERD
- a CDS encoding SDR family oxidoreductase, with the translated sequence MDDVVAGEGRLALVTGVSGYIGGRLVPELLAAGFRVRAMARRPEVLRDRPWIDDVEVVRADASDREQVGAALEGVDVAYYLIHAMSAGGHFASADRRTARTFARAAAERGVSRIVYLGGMHPEDEELSTHLESRREVGEILLDSPVPATVLQAAVILGSGSASFEMMRYLTERLPVMVCPAWVNNRIQPIAVRDVLRYLVGSASMPADVNRTFDVGGPDVMTYLDMMRGYAAVAGLPKRYVLPVKVMSPKLSSHWVGTITPVPGSIARPLVESLVHEVVCKEHDIARYVPDPPGGLTPFRRAVQLALQRIREADVVTRWSSASVPGAPSDPLPSDPGWAGGNLYVDDRTTVVDAPPHVLWRVLEGIGGERGWYSWPMAWAVRGVMDRFSGGPGLRRGRRDPAHLMVGDAVDWWRVEEREEDRLLRLRAEMRLPGLAWLDLRVESDAVGRTLFHQRALFHPRGLAGQAYWAAISPFHGVVFGGMQRNVKDAAEAAAREEGPGSARVPEPATLVP
- a CDS encoding globin; the protein is MSPDLPFVRPQNLVGRKPAGPDGGTRSFFDEVGGHETFVRLVDAFYEGVAADEVLRPMYPEADLGPARQRMLMFLEQYWGGPATYSEQRGHPRLRMRHASFKVNPDARDRWLTHMRAAVVSLGLAPAQEGVLWDYLDRAAHSMLNTFED